From a region of the Streptomyces tirandamycinicus genome:
- a CDS encoding iron-siderophore ABC transporter substrate-binding protein, translating to MRRLIPTAAVATAAALALTACGTTEPAADDDAKKAAEPITLTDATGAKVKLDGPAEKVVATEWNVVESLVSLGVDPAGVADVKGYKNWDTAVPLRNEPKDIGTRGEPSMDTIASLSPDLIVATSDLPPAAVKQLRKVAPVLEVRAADAADPIGQMTENLDLIAKATGTTEQAEKLEKDFEAKLAEGRKALADAGLAGTPYAFADGYVVSNQVSIRPYTSGSLIGAVNERIGLKNAWTVEGDPSYGLAATDVEGLTKLGDVQFAYIGSDGDKASTPFNGVLAKDSVWKSLPFVKKGNVHRLPDGIWMFGGPESMGKYVDAAVQALTK from the coding sequence ATGAGACGCCTCATCCCCACCGCCGCGGTCGCGACCGCGGCGGCCCTCGCCCTGACCGCCTGCGGGACGACGGAGCCCGCCGCCGACGACGACGCGAAGAAGGCCGCGGAGCCGATCACCCTCACCGACGCGACCGGCGCGAAGGTGAAGCTCGACGGCCCCGCCGAGAAGGTCGTCGCAACGGAGTGGAACGTCGTCGAGAGCCTGGTGTCGCTGGGCGTCGACCCCGCCGGCGTCGCGGACGTCAAGGGCTACAAGAACTGGGACACCGCCGTTCCGCTGAGGAACGAGCCCAAGGACATCGGTACCCGCGGCGAGCCCAGCATGGACACGATCGCGTCCCTGTCGCCGGACCTGATCGTCGCCACCAGCGATCTGCCGCCGGCCGCGGTGAAGCAGCTGCGCAAGGTCGCGCCGGTGCTGGAGGTGCGCGCGGCGGACGCGGCGGACCCCATCGGGCAGATGACCGAGAACCTCGACCTGATCGCGAAGGCCACCGGCACCACGGAGCAGGCGGAGAAGCTCGAGAAGGACTTCGAGGCGAAGCTCGCCGAGGGCAGGAAGGCCCTCGCCGACGCCGGACTCGCCGGCACCCCGTACGCCTTCGCCGACGGCTATGTCGTCTCCAACCAGGTCTCGATCCGGCCGTACACGAGCGGCTCGCTGATCGGCGCCGTCAACGAGAGGATCGGCCTGAAGAACGCCTGGACGGTCGAGGGCGACCCGAGCTACGGCCTCGCCGCGACCGACGTCGAGGGCCTCACCAAGCTCGGCGACGTGCAGTTCGCCTACATCGGCAGCGACGGCGACAAGGCCAGCACGCCGTTCAACGGCGTGCTGGCGAAGGACTCGGTGTGGAAGTCGCTGCCGTTCGTGAAGAAGGGCAACGTGCACCGGCTGCCCGACGGCATCTGGATGTTCGGCGGCCCCGAGTCGATGGGGAAGTACGTCGACGCCGCGGTCCAGGCGCTGACGAAGTAG
- a CDS encoding WhiB family transcriptional regulator: protein MEHENWRHDAACRDEDPDLFFPIGTSGPALLQVAAAKAVCARCPVRERCLEWAMAHGQDSGVWGGLGEDERRALKRRTALRNRRERHGSAS, encoded by the coding sequence GTGGAGCACGAGAACTGGCGTCATGACGCGGCATGCCGGGACGAGGACCCCGATCTCTTCTTCCCCATCGGCACCAGCGGACCCGCCCTGCTGCAGGTGGCCGCGGCCAAGGCCGTCTGCGCGCGGTGTCCCGTACGGGAGCGGTGCCTCGAGTGGGCCATGGCCCACGGCCAGGACTCCGGGGTGTGGGGCGGCCTCGGCGAGGACGAACGGCGCGCCCTCAAGCGCCGGACGGCACTGCGGAACCGGCGGGAGCGGCACGGTTCCGCCTCGTAG
- the ctaD gene encoding cytochrome c oxidase subunit I: MHKSSEALGADSYEDELPVRRRRPGNVVVKWLTTTDHKTIGTLYLSTSFLFFCIGGLMALYMRAELARPGMQIMSTEQFNQAFTMHGTVMLLMFATPLFAGFANWIMPLQIGAPDVAFPRLNMFAYWLYLFGSLMAVGGFLTPNGPPDFGWFAYSPLSSAVHTPNVGADLWITGLAFSGFGTILGSVNFITTIICMRAPGMTMFRMPVFCWTVLLTGLLVLLAFPVLAAALFALEADRKFGSHIFDASNGGALLWQHLFWFFGHPEVYIIALPFFGIISEVIPVFSRKPIFGYIGLVAATIAIAGLSVTVWAHHMYVTGAVLLPFFSFMTFLIAIPTGVKIFNWVGTMWKGALSFETPMLWAIGFLITFTFGGLTGVILASPPMDFHVSDSYFVVAHFHYVVFGTVVFAMFAGFHFWWPKFTGKMLDERLGKMTFWTLFIGFQGTFLVQHWLGAEGMPRRYADYLAADGFTALNTVSTISSFLLGMSILPFLYNVWKTEKYGEKIQVDDPWGYGRSLEWATSCPPPRHNFYTLPRIRSESPAFDLHHPDVASSDEASLTGHRDVFEPGRGAAPPLGDGGDTR; encoded by the coding sequence ATGCACAAGTCGTCCGAGGCACTGGGCGCGGACTCCTACGAAGACGAACTTCCCGTCCGGCGCAGGCGGCCCGGCAATGTGGTCGTGAAGTGGCTGACCACCACCGACCACAAGACGATCGGCACGCTCTACCTGTCGACGTCGTTCCTCTTCTTCTGCATCGGCGGGCTCATGGCGCTGTATATGCGCGCCGAGTTGGCCCGTCCCGGCATGCAGATCATGTCGACCGAGCAGTTCAACCAGGCTTTCACGATGCACGGCACCGTGATGCTGCTGATGTTCGCGACGCCGCTGTTCGCCGGTTTCGCCAACTGGATCATGCCGCTGCAGATCGGCGCGCCCGATGTGGCGTTCCCGCGGCTGAACATGTTCGCGTACTGGCTGTACCTCTTCGGCTCGCTCATGGCGGTGGGTGGATTCCTCACCCCGAACGGCCCCCCGGACTTCGGCTGGTTCGCCTACTCCCCGCTGTCGAGCGCCGTTCACACCCCGAACGTCGGCGCCGACCTCTGGATCACGGGTCTGGCCTTTTCCGGCTTCGGCACGATCCTCGGCTCGGTCAACTTCATCACCACGATCATCTGCATGCGCGCCCCCGGCATGACGATGTTCCGCATGCCGGTGTTCTGCTGGACCGTGCTGCTGACCGGTCTCCTGGTCCTGCTGGCCTTCCCGGTGCTGGCCGCCGCCCTGTTCGCGCTGGAGGCCGACCGCAAGTTCGGCAGCCACATCTTCGACGCCTCCAACGGCGGCGCACTGCTGTGGCAGCACCTCTTCTGGTTCTTCGGCCATCCCGAGGTGTACATCATCGCGCTGCCGTTCTTCGGCATCATCTCCGAGGTCATCCCGGTCTTCAGCCGCAAGCCGATCTTCGGCTACATCGGCCTGGTGGCGGCGACCATCGCGATCGCCGGCCTTTCGGTCACCGTGTGGGCCCACCACATGTACGTCACCGGTGCGGTGCTGCTGCCGTTCTTCTCCTTCATGACCTTCCTCATCGCCATCCCGACCGGTGTGAAGATCTTCAACTGGGTCGGCACCATGTGGAAGGGGGCGTTGTCCTTCGAGACCCCGATGCTCTGGGCGATCGGCTTCCTGATCACCTTCACCTTCGGTGGTCTGACCGGCGTCATCCTGGCCTCGCCACCGATGGACTTCCACGTCTCCGACTCGTACTTCGTCGTCGCGCACTTCCACTACGTCGTGTTCGGCACCGTGGTCTTCGCGATGTTCGCCGGATTCCACTTCTGGTGGCCGAAGTTCACCGGCAAGATGCTCGACGAGCGCCTCGGCAAGATGACCTTCTGGACGCTCTTCATCGGATTCCAGGGCACGTTCCTGGTCCAGCACTGGCTGGGGGCCGAAGGCATGCCGCGCCGCTACGCCGACTACCTGGCCGCCGACGGCTTCACCGCGCTCAACACCGTCTCGACCATCAGCTCGTTCCTGCTCGGAATGTCGATCCTGCCCTTCCTCTACAACGTGTGGAAGACCGAGAAGTACGGCGAGAAGATCCAGGTGGACGACCCGTGGGGCTACGGCCGCTCGCTCGAATGGGCGACGTCCTGCCCGCCGCCGCGGCACAACTTCTACACCCTGCCGCGGATCCGCTCAGAATCCCCGGCCTTCGATCTGCACCACCCGGATGTCGCGTCGAGCGACGAGGCGAGCCTCACCGGCCACCGGGACGTGTTCGAGCCCGGCAGGGGCGCGGCTCCCCCGCTGGGCGACGGCGGGGACACCCGGTGA
- a CDS encoding iron ABC transporter permease — translation MAVTASPPATRPSADPSRTGAAAVTAALVLLVALLAVADITQGTAAVGAPEVWKALTGRAEEDDASVVIASRLPRMAAGLLVGMLLGMAGAALQAVSRNVLASPDTLAVNAGSYLALGLATVTGVSLPLFASSGVAFAGGLAAAAVVLGLSGLGTGTVRLVLAGSALMLGLTAVTESLLLLFPQQTEGLYRWNQGSIAQNGFDGVLQMVPLGVIGLAGLLLVARRLDALALGEDAARGLGVPVRATRVTVVVLAALLSAAAVTLAGPIGFVGLCAPALVRPLARRIRAYSRARAGIPVAGLAGAALVLGSDVLLRAVVPADVAVAVPTGVATSLVGALFLVVMAARVKDGASAAAADRLRIRSRAVFLTTTAVLVAVLVGVTIAAVLLGDSKLLLGDVVNWAQGRAGRTVGFVLDTRVPRVLAALCAGAALALAGTLVQAVTRNPLAEPAILGVSGGAALGAVLLVTTVASAGSWSVAGAAFAGAAASSVIVFGLAARGGFRQNRLVLVGFGVATGSAALISLLIVLTDPFNATKALTWLSGSTYGRNLVDVVPPAAVLAVAGLVAVVRRTELDLVSLDEDTPRLLGLDLARGRLGFLVLSVLLAATAVAAAGTIGFVGLVAPHAARALVGRRHVRVVPVAVLLGASLVCLADLLGRTVIAPAQLGAGLMTAVIGTPYFLHLLIRTRR, via the coding sequence ATGGCCGTCACCGCTTCCCCACCCGCCACCCGTCCGTCGGCGGACCCGTCCCGGACGGGCGCGGCCGCGGTGACCGCCGCACTGGTCCTCCTCGTCGCGCTCCTCGCGGTCGCCGACATCACCCAGGGCACGGCCGCCGTCGGCGCGCCCGAGGTCTGGAAGGCGCTCACCGGACGCGCCGAGGAGGACGACGCGTCCGTCGTCATAGCCTCCCGGCTCCCCCGCATGGCCGCGGGGCTGCTCGTCGGGATGCTGCTCGGCATGGCGGGCGCCGCCCTCCAGGCCGTGAGCCGCAACGTACTCGCCTCTCCCGACACCCTGGCGGTGAACGCCGGTTCCTATCTGGCCCTGGGCCTGGCCACCGTCACCGGCGTCTCGCTGCCGCTCTTCGCCTCCTCCGGGGTGGCGTTCGCCGGCGGACTCGCGGCGGCGGCCGTGGTGCTCGGGCTGTCGGGCCTGGGCACCGGCACCGTACGGCTGGTCCTCGCCGGCAGCGCCCTGATGCTGGGGCTGACCGCCGTCACCGAGAGCCTGCTGCTGCTCTTCCCACAGCAGACGGAGGGGCTCTACCGCTGGAACCAGGGCAGCATCGCGCAGAACGGCTTCGACGGCGTGCTGCAGATGGTGCCGCTCGGCGTCATCGGCCTCGCCGGGCTGCTGCTCGTGGCGCGCAGGCTGGACGCCCTGGCGCTCGGCGAGGACGCCGCGCGCGGGCTCGGCGTCCCCGTCCGGGCGACCCGGGTCACGGTGGTCGTACTCGCGGCGCTGCTCTCGGCGGCGGCCGTCACCCTCGCCGGGCCGATCGGCTTCGTGGGGCTGTGCGCCCCGGCCCTGGTCCGGCCGCTCGCCCGCCGGATCCGGGCGTACTCCCGGGCGCGTGCGGGCATCCCCGTCGCCGGTCTGGCCGGTGCGGCGCTGGTCCTCGGCTCGGACGTGCTGCTGCGTGCCGTCGTGCCCGCCGACGTGGCGGTCGCCGTGCCGACGGGCGTGGCCACCAGCCTCGTCGGCGCCCTGTTCCTGGTCGTGATGGCCGCCCGGGTCAAGGACGGCGCGAGCGCCGCGGCCGCCGACCGGCTGCGCATCCGGAGCCGGGCCGTCTTCCTGACCACCACGGCCGTGCTGGTGGCGGTGCTCGTCGGTGTGACGATCGCCGCGGTGCTGCTGGGCGACAGCAAGCTGCTGCTCGGCGACGTGGTGAACTGGGCCCAGGGCAGGGCCGGTCGCACGGTCGGGTTCGTCCTGGACACCCGGGTGCCCCGGGTCCTCGCGGCACTGTGCGCGGGCGCCGCGCTCGCGCTGGCCGGGACGCTGGTGCAGGCCGTGACCCGCAACCCGCTGGCCGAACCCGCCATCCTGGGCGTCTCCGGCGGGGCGGCGCTCGGTGCCGTGCTGCTGGTGACGACGGTGGCCTCGGCCGGATCGTGGAGTGTGGCCGGGGCGGCGTTCGCGGGCGCCGCGGCCAGTTCCGTCATCGTCTTCGGACTCGCCGCACGGGGCGGCTTCCGGCAGAACCGGCTCGTACTCGTCGGCTTCGGCGTCGCCACCGGCAGTGCCGCGCTCATCAGTCTGCTGATCGTCCTGACCGACCCGTTCAACGCGACGAAGGCGCTCACCTGGCTGTCGGGGTCGACGTACGGGCGGAACCTGGTCGACGTGGTCCCGCCGGCGGCCGTGCTGGCCGTGGCCGGGCTCGTCGCGGTGGTCCGGCGCACCGAACTGGACCTGGTGTCGCTGGACGAGGACACGCCGAGGCTGCTCGGGCTCGATCTGGCGCGGGGGCGGCTGGGCTTCCTCGTGCTGAGCGTCCTGCTCGCGGCCACCGCCGTGGCCGCAGCGGGCACGATCGGCTTCGTGGGACTCGTGGCCCCGCACGCGGCGAGGGCGCTGGTGGGCCGTCGGCATGTGCGGGTGGTGCCGGTGGCGGTGCTTCTCGGGGCCTCGCTGGTGTGCCTCGCGGACCTGCTGGGGCGTACCGTGATCGCCCCGGCGCAGCTCGGCGCCGGACTGATGACCGCGGTGATCGGCACGCCGTACTTCCTCCACCTGCTGATCCGCACCCGCCGGTAG
- a CDS encoding YoaK family protein, translating into MEASAPSPPGPGSPRSRAPFLLLTLLAGALNAIGFLALGGVFVSVMTANLALVGIAAGGSDPALAGNSVVALAGYIAGVLLGARYRERRERKGRSAVRGLLTGEMLLLCGVLVGWLATDGTPSAPVRTVLLGAAALAMGCQSATVRATAPPGVSTTYMTGLLTAVLADVLARRRPDWGRVALLAAIPAGAALGALAVGTARTAAPLLPVVLLAAVLVLPGGRLDPPGRPER; encoded by the coding sequence ATGGAGGCGTCCGCGCCGTCGCCGCCAGGTCCGGGGAGTCCGCGGTCCCGGGCCCCGTTCCTGCTGCTGACACTGCTGGCGGGGGCACTGAACGCGATCGGCTTCCTCGCCCTCGGCGGGGTCTTCGTCAGTGTGATGACGGCCAATCTCGCACTCGTCGGGATCGCGGCCGGCGGCTCCGACCCCGCCCTGGCGGGGAACTCCGTCGTCGCTCTTGCCGGCTACATCGCCGGCGTGCTGCTCGGTGCCCGCTACCGCGAGCGTCGTGAACGGAAGGGCCGGTCGGCCGTGCGGGGCCTGCTCACCGGGGAGATGCTGCTGCTGTGCGGGGTGCTGGTGGGCTGGCTCGCGACGGACGGCACCCCTTCCGCACCCGTACGCACCGTTCTCCTGGGGGCCGCCGCCCTGGCGATGGGATGTCAGAGCGCGACGGTCCGTGCCACCGCTCCGCCGGGCGTCTCCACCACGTACATGACGGGACTGCTCACCGCCGTGCTGGCCGATGTCCTGGCGCGCAGGCGACCGGACTGGGGCAGGGTCGCCCTGCTCGCGGCGATCCCGGCCGGTGCCGCGCTCGGCGCACTCGCCGTCGGCACGGCGAGGACCGCGGCGCCTCTGCTGCCCGTCGTGCTGCTGGCGGCCGTACTCGTCCTGCCGGGCGGGCGGCTCGACCCGCCCGGTCGCCCGGAGCGCTAG
- a CDS encoding ABC transporter ATP-binding protein has protein sequence MRVGEENAAPGPRGHELSATGVTVAYERVDVVHDASLTLRPGEVTVLVGPNGSGKSTLLRTLARLQRPRTADIVIDADTDGLALTPRQFSRHVALLTQGRPTPGGLTVRDVVEFGRYPYRSRWGTSDPGGRAAVDRALAMTGVAELAHRGAEHLSGGQLQRVWLACCLAQETGVVLLDEPTTYLDLRYQIELLDLVRDLADVHGIAVGAVLHDLDQASAVADRLVLLHEGRVVADGLPEDVLTARRLTDTYGIRIEVEPDPLTGRLRTRAIGRHHSRTERLSTTS, from the coding sequence GTGAGAGTCGGTGAGGAGAACGCGGCCCCGGGGCCCCGCGGTCATGAACTGTCGGCCACGGGTGTCACCGTGGCCTACGAACGTGTCGACGTCGTGCACGACGCGTCCCTGACGCTGCGGCCCGGCGAAGTGACCGTGCTGGTGGGACCGAACGGCAGCGGGAAGTCGACGCTGCTGCGCACCCTGGCGCGGCTGCAGCGGCCCAGGACCGCGGACATCGTCATCGACGCCGACACGGACGGGCTCGCCCTGACACCGCGGCAGTTCTCCCGCCACGTCGCCCTGCTGACGCAGGGGCGCCCCACTCCCGGTGGGCTCACCGTGCGCGATGTCGTCGAGTTCGGCCGGTACCCGTACCGGAGCCGCTGGGGCACGTCGGACCCGGGCGGGCGGGCCGCGGTGGACCGCGCGCTCGCCATGACCGGCGTCGCGGAGCTCGCCCACCGGGGAGCGGAGCATCTCTCCGGAGGGCAGCTGCAGCGGGTGTGGCTCGCCTGCTGCCTCGCCCAGGAGACCGGGGTGGTGCTGCTCGACGAGCCGACCACCTACCTCGACCTGCGCTACCAGATCGAACTCCTCGATCTCGTCCGCGACCTCGCGGACGTCCACGGGATCGCCGTCGGGGCCGTCCTGCACGACCTCGACCAGGCGTCCGCCGTCGCCGACCGGCTCGTGCTGCTCCACGAGGGCAGGGTCGTCGCCGACGGCCTCCCCGAGGACGTCCTCACGGCGCGGCGGCTGACCGACACGTACGGCATCCGCATCGAGGTCGAACCCGATCCCCTGACGGGCCGGCTGCGCACCCGCGCGATCGGCCGGCACCACTCGCGAACCGAAAGGCTCAGTACCACCTCATGA
- a CDS encoding ATP-binding cassette domain-containing protein, translating into MSKVTATGPQSPEPHAADSHDMIRVHGARENNLKDVDVEIPKRRLTVFTGVSGSGKSSLVFDTIAAESQRMINETYSAFVQGFMPATARPEVDVLDGLTTAISVDQQRMGGDPRSTVGTATDVNAMLRILFSRLGRPHIGPPSAYSFNTASVRASGAITVERGDRKAVKATFSRTGGMCTHCEGRGKVSDIDLGQLYDDTKSIADGAFTIPGWKPDNLWTVGLYAASGFLDPHKPIRSFTEQEMQDFLHREPTKVKVKGVNLTYEGLIPKIQKSFLSKDKESMQPHIRAFVERAVTFATCPECDGTRLSEGARSSKIGGVSIADACAMEIRDLAEWVRGLGEPSVAPLLTALQNTLDSFTEIGLGYLSLDRPAGTLSGGEAQRVKMIRHLGSSLTDVTYVFDEPTVGLHPHDIQRMNTLLLRLRDKGNTVLVVEHKPEAIAIADHVVDLGPGAGTAGGTVCFEGTVEGLRASDTVTGRHLDDRATLKQTVRTPAGALPIRGATANNLQGVDVDIPLGVLCVVTGVAGSGKSSLVHGSIPADGGVVSVDQSAIRGSRRSNPATYTGLLDPIRKAFAKANGVKPALFSANSEGACPACNGAGVIYTDLAMMASVATTCEDCDGKRFQPSVLEYRLGGRDISEVLAMPVTEAEEFFGAGEARTPAAHRILGRLADVGLGYLSLGQPLTTLSGGERQRLKLATHMADQGGVYVLDEPTTGLHLADVEQLLGLLDRLVDSGKSVIVIEHHQAVMAHADWIVDLGPGAGHDGGRVVFEGTPADLVAARSTVTGEHLARYVGA; encoded by the coding sequence ATGAGCAAGGTCACGGCGACCGGCCCGCAGTCGCCCGAACCGCACGCCGCCGACAGCCACGACATGATCCGGGTGCACGGCGCGCGGGAGAACAACCTCAAGGACGTCGACGTCGAGATCCCGAAGCGCAGGCTCACGGTCTTCACGGGCGTCTCCGGCTCGGGCAAGAGCTCCCTGGTGTTCGACACCATCGCCGCGGAGTCGCAGCGGATGATCAACGAGACCTACAGCGCCTTCGTCCAGGGCTTCATGCCGGCGACGGCGCGCCCCGAGGTCGACGTCCTCGACGGCCTGACCACCGCGATCAGCGTCGACCAGCAGCGGATGGGCGGCGATCCCCGCTCCACCGTCGGTACCGCCACGGACGTCAACGCGATGCTGCGCATCCTCTTCAGCCGGCTCGGGCGGCCGCACATCGGCCCGCCCAGCGCGTACTCCTTCAACACCGCCTCGGTCCGGGCGAGCGGCGCGATCACGGTCGAGCGCGGGGACCGGAAGGCGGTCAAGGCGACCTTCTCCCGCACCGGCGGCATGTGCACGCACTGCGAGGGCCGGGGCAAGGTCTCCGACATCGACCTGGGCCAGCTCTACGACGACACCAAGTCGATCGCCGACGGCGCCTTCACCATCCCCGGCTGGAAACCGGACAACCTGTGGACCGTGGGGCTCTACGCCGCGTCGGGGTTCCTCGACCCGCACAAGCCGATCCGCAGCTTCACCGAGCAGGAGATGCAGGACTTCCTGCACCGCGAGCCGACCAAGGTGAAGGTCAAGGGCGTCAACCTCACCTACGAAGGACTCATCCCGAAGATCCAGAAGTCGTTCCTGTCCAAGGACAAGGAGTCGATGCAGCCCCACATCCGGGCCTTCGTGGAGCGGGCCGTCACCTTCGCCACCTGCCCCGAGTGCGACGGCACCCGGCTCAGCGAGGGAGCCCGGTCGTCGAAGATCGGCGGCGTGAGCATAGCCGACGCGTGCGCGATGGAGATCCGCGACCTCGCGGAGTGGGTCCGCGGACTGGGCGAGCCGTCGGTGGCGCCGCTGCTCACGGCACTGCAGAACACCCTCGACTCGTTCACCGAGATCGGCCTCGGCTACCTCTCACTCGACCGTCCGGCGGGCACGCTCTCCGGGGGTGAGGCGCAGCGCGTGAAGATGATCCGCCACCTCGGCTCCTCGCTCACCGACGTCACCTATGTCTTCGACGAGCCGACCGTCGGCCTGCACCCCCACGACATCCAGCGGATGAACACACTGCTGCTGCGGCTCCGGGACAAGGGCAACACGGTGCTCGTCGTGGAGCACAAGCCGGAGGCCATCGCGATCGCCGACCATGTCGTGGACCTCGGCCCGGGCGCCGGCACGGCCGGCGGCACCGTCTGCTTCGAGGGCACCGTCGAGGGGCTGCGGGCCAGCGACACCGTCACCGGCCGCCATCTCGACGACCGGGCCACACTCAAGCAGACGGTGCGCACACCCGCGGGCGCACTGCCGATCCGCGGCGCGACGGCCAACAACCTGCAGGGAGTCGACGTCGACATCCCGCTCGGAGTGCTCTGCGTGGTCACCGGCGTCGCCGGCTCCGGCAAGAGCTCGCTCGTCCACGGGTCGATCCCCGCCGACGGGGGTGTGGTGTCGGTCGACCAGAGTGCCATCCGCGGTTCCCGGCGCAGCAATCCGGCGACGTACACCGGACTGCTCGACCCGATCCGCAAGGCGTTCGCCAAGGCCAACGGAGTGAAGCCGGCGCTGTTCAGCGCCAACTCGGAGGGAGCCTGCCCCGCCTGCAACGGTGCCGGCGTGATCTACACCGACCTGGCGATGATGGCCTCGGTCGCCACCACCTGCGAGGACTGCGACGGGAAGCGGTTCCAGCCCTCGGTGCTGGAGTACCGCCTCGGCGGCCGCGACATCAGCGAGGTGCTCGCGATGCCGGTGACCGAGGCCGAGGAGTTCTTCGGCGCGGGCGAGGCGCGCACCCCGGCCGCGCACCGGATCCTCGGCCGGCTCGCCGACGTCGGCCTCGGCTACCTCAGCCTGGGCCAGCCGCTCACCACGCTGTCCGGCGGCGAGCGGCAGCGGCTGAAGCTGGCCACCCACATGGCGGACCAGGGCGGCGTCTACGTCCTCGACGAGCCGACGACCGGCCTCCACCTGGCCGACGTCGAGCAGTTGCTCGGGCTGCTCGACCGGCTCGTCGACTCCGGCAAGTCCGTGATCGTCATCGAGCACCACCAGGCGGTCATGGCGCACGCCGACTGGATCGTCGACCTCGGCCCCGGCGCCGGGCACGACGGCGGCCGGGTCGTCTTCGAGGGCACCCCCGCCGACCTGGTCGCCGCCCGTTCCACCGTCACCGGGGAGCACCTCGCGCGGTACGTCGGCGCCTGA
- a CDS encoding STAS domain-containing protein, with product MAAEHATPQAEPVISASTAGRRAELVLHGEIGAATLRELEERLDAPGFAGAAEWVVDMSGVTRLDLACAYALLRVATRPGRAPAVTIRGARRAVRRTLRHAGLDAVATIAE from the coding sequence GTGGCAGCCGAACACGCCACCCCGCAGGCCGAGCCGGTCATCTCCGCGTCCACGGCCGGCCGGCGGGCCGAACTGGTCCTGCACGGGGAGATCGGGGCCGCGACCCTGCGGGAACTGGAGGAACGCCTCGACGCACCCGGGTTCGCCGGGGCCGCCGAGTGGGTCGTGGACATGAGCGGGGTCACCCGCCTCGACCTCGCCTGCGCGTACGCGCTCCTGCGGGTGGCCACCCGGCCCGGGAGGGCCCCGGCCGTGACCATCCGCGGGGCACGGCGCGCGGTCCGGCGGACGCTGCGCCACGCCGGGCTCGACGCGGTCGCCACGATCGCGGAGTGA